In the genome of Hymenobacter cellulosivorans, one region contains:
- the ggt gene encoding gamma-glutamyltransferase encodes MNSRLSLLALAALLSCSRASAPTTTASTTPAPQALGVTAAKAMVVSAHPAASRIGLEILQKGGNAYDAAVAVQFALAVALPVAGNIGGGGFLLYRGADGQEGALDFRETAPAAASRDMYLDKQGNVVPDLSTAGHLAVGVPGTVAGMVALHQKLGKLSWAEVVQPAVDLARKGVVLTPKEAAGLNGTQFITTPIVTSPAFQHLTREANGSISGEVLPQRNYPANPYKQPGRTWQPGDTIHYAELAQTLSRIRSKGRAGFYEGETAELLVAEMLRGRGIITKEDLKSYQPKWRTPLHGRYRGYDVLTFPPPSSGGVALLQMLQMLEPYNLKKAGWHSPQATHWMTEAQRRVYADRATYLGDPDFGRVPVARLLDKSYNTQRMASTLPHRATPSKALTAGPGLPAYESDQTTHYSIVDAQGNAVSCTTTLNGAYGSKVVVAGAGFLLNNEMDDFSSKAGVPNAYGLVGGTANAITPGKRMLSSMTPAILSRNGKLQLVVGTPGGSTIITSVLQAILHVIDYDMSMQQAVSVPRLHHQWLPDYIDVEQDALTPATTDSLQRRGYTLHPRGAWGRIDAIRILPNGHLEGGADPRGDDTALGY; translated from the coding sequence ATGAACTCTCGCCTTTCCCTGCTCGCCCTGGCGGCGCTGCTGTCCTGCTCCCGAGCCTCTGCCCCCACAACTACTGCTTCTACTACCCCGGCGCCCCAAGCCCTGGGCGTAACGGCGGCCAAGGCTATGGTCGTTTCGGCTCACCCGGCCGCCTCGCGCATCGGGCTGGAAATTCTGCAAAAAGGCGGCAATGCCTACGACGCGGCCGTAGCGGTGCAGTTTGCCCTGGCCGTGGCCTTGCCGGTAGCGGGTAATATTGGCGGGGGCGGGTTTCTGCTGTACCGCGGCGCCGACGGGCAGGAAGGCGCCCTGGATTTCCGGGAAACGGCCCCCGCCGCCGCCTCCCGCGACATGTACCTGGATAAGCAGGGCAACGTGGTGCCGGATCTGAGCACGGCGGGCCACCTGGCCGTGGGTGTGCCCGGCACCGTGGCCGGCATGGTGGCTCTGCACCAGAAACTGGGTAAGCTTAGCTGGGCCGAAGTGGTGCAGCCCGCCGTGGATTTGGCCAGAAAAGGCGTAGTGCTGACTCCCAAAGAAGCAGCGGGCCTCAACGGCACCCAGTTTATTACAACCCCGATTGTGACATCCCCAGCATTTCAGCACCTTACGAGGGAAGCCAACGGCTCAATTAGCGGGGAAGTACTGCCTCAAAGGAATTATCCGGCTAACCCATACAAACAGCCAGGCCGCACCTGGCAGCCCGGCGACACTATCCACTATGCCGAGCTGGCCCAGACGCTAAGCCGCATCCGGAGCAAGGGCCGGGCCGGTTTTTACGAGGGCGAGACGGCCGAATTGCTGGTAGCCGAAATGCTGCGGGGCAGAGGAATTATTACGAAGGAAGACCTCAAGAGCTACCAGCCCAAGTGGCGCACCCCGTTGCACGGCCGGTACCGAGGCTACGACGTGCTGACGTTTCCGCCGCCCAGCTCGGGCGGGGTGGCCTTGCTGCAAATGCTGCAGATGCTGGAACCCTACAACCTGAAAAAAGCCGGCTGGCACTCGCCCCAGGCCACGCACTGGATGACCGAAGCCCAGCGCCGCGTGTATGCCGACCGCGCTACCTACCTCGGCGACCCGGATTTTGGCCGAGTGCCGGTGGCGCGGTTGCTCGATAAAAGCTACAATACCCAGCGTATGGCTTCTACCCTGCCCCACCGCGCCACGCCCAGCAAAGCCCTAACCGCTGGCCCTGGCCTGCCCGCCTACGAGAGTGACCAGACCACCCACTACAGCATCGTGGACGCCCAGGGCAATGCGGTGAGCTGCACGACCACGCTCAACGGGGCCTACGGCAGCAAAGTGGTGGTGGCCGGGGCGGGCTTTCTGCTCAACAATGAAATGGATGACTTCTCCTCGAAGGCCGGCGTACCCAACGCCTACGGGCTGGTAGGCGGCACGGCCAACGCTATTACGCCGGGCAAACGGATGCTGTCCTCGATGACGCCGGCTATTCTCTCGCGCAACGGCAAGCTGCAACTAGTAGTAGGCACGCCCGGCGGCAGCACCATTATTACCAGTGTGCTGCAAGCCATTCTGCACGTCATCGACTACGACATGAGCATGCAGCAGGCCGTGAGCGTGCCCCGCCTGCACCACCAGTGGCTACCCGACTACATTGACGTAGAGCAGGATGCCCTGACGCCGGCCACCACGGATTCGCTGCAACGGCGCGGCTACACCTTGCACCCGCGCGGCGCCTGGGGCCGCATTGACGCCATCCGCATTCTGCCCAACGGCCACCTCGAAGGCGGTGCCGACCCCCGCGGCGACGATACGGCCCTGGGGTATTAA
- a CDS encoding TIM-barrel domain-containing protein: MHSSFCRAGVLLGLFLSSLPGVAQREGGGPPSQEPFAHPPAPLPTRGLGNLKGVGYRDGMLTILTTTGGTLRVQPYGAGVVRVEYYPAGQPVRPPASVSVVQESPYPGLERAALWPEPATQLYQDRGSRIEWQPYRRDSDLTIIVQKKPLGISYRHGPEALVSEAAGSFQQLAASGSPEAGMRVSFRLAPEEHLYGTGSRALPLDRRGRKLTLYNEAHYGYQNGEFTLNVTLPTVVSSRGYMLFFDNHAPAVLDLGATEKNTLEYRAENLGSLSYFLIAGRSYAEILDRYTMLTGKQPLPPRWGLGLIQSRFGYKTEQEMLQTARRMRQAGFPLDALVLDLYWFGGTTRQGDFRWQPQQFPDPKRLMSRLDSSGVKTILISEPYVMRTSLNDSLVRSQDLVGRDQSGKPYTVSSFWAGPATLLDMFRPAARQWLWQQYDRLKQDGVGGWWSDLGEPENQPTDMVYDLGPTRRIHNAYGQAWASILHEGYIRNYPQERLFNLARSGWAGMQRHSVFPWSGDVSRSWSGLQAQVPIMLSMGLGGVGYMHSDAGGFAGSNTDPELYTRWLQMASFGPVMRPHGVVAPEPYWYPEPYQSIVRRYAHLRYELLPYLYTLAWENSETGSPLARPMNYGPTALDPQSLFDLVSENEKENLPEEIDLAIPTWTWNTRASTGWGADRLAKKQTKEFAANNTAALTNVNDQFLLGSNLLVAPVLQPGQRRRNVVLPPGRWIDFYSHQVFNGNQTVGVAAPLAQVPLLVRAGAFVPRAPYVPTTAHYRTDTLNVRYYADLSVPESSFTLYDDDGKTTQSAVHDTYDLLTFWGTLRGRQAGIRVALSGKGYAGSPVWRTINLEIPRVMAAPTAVLIDNQTVPATDWQYNTATQMLLVHFLLDEKPVRVTIQGLALNQQLASPAPELLTLEAPSNRTFGDRTELRYTLHAPGSYPLQIRDAAGRIVRTFVPGEQASGPHTVMWNGNDDQGQPLPGGIYTAQLLDQHQRLVLLRE; encoded by the coding sequence ATGCATTCGTCTTTTTGCCGTGCCGGGGTCCTGCTGGGCCTTTTCCTGTCTTCTTTGCCCGGCGTAGCGCAGCGTGAAGGCGGCGGGCCGCCCAGCCAGGAACCGTTTGCCCACCCCCCAGCGCCGTTACCCACTCGCGGCCTGGGCAATTTGAAAGGCGTGGGGTACCGGGATGGTATGCTGACCATTCTTACCACCACGGGCGGCACGCTACGAGTTCAACCCTACGGGGCTGGGGTAGTCCGCGTGGAATACTACCCAGCCGGGCAGCCGGTGCGCCCACCAGCCTCGGTTAGCGTGGTGCAGGAGTCGCCGTATCCCGGGCTGGAACGGGCAGCCCTATGGCCGGAGCCAGCTACGCAGCTGTATCAGGACCGAGGCTCCCGCATTGAATGGCAGCCCTACCGCCGGGACTCTGATCTGACTATTATTGTTCAAAAAAAACCACTGGGCATCAGTTACCGCCACGGCCCTGAGGCGTTGGTCTCGGAGGCCGCTGGCTCGTTTCAGCAGCTGGCGGCTTCCGGTAGTCCGGAAGCCGGAATGAGGGTTTCATTTCGTTTGGCACCCGAGGAGCACCTTTACGGCACCGGCTCCCGGGCCCTGCCCCTCGACCGACGCGGCCGTAAGCTTACCCTCTACAACGAGGCTCACTACGGCTACCAAAACGGAGAATTCACGCTGAACGTGACTTTGCCCACGGTGGTCAGCAGCCGGGGCTACATGCTATTTTTTGACAACCACGCCCCCGCAGTGCTCGATTTGGGCGCTACCGAGAAAAATACGCTGGAGTATCGCGCCGAAAACCTGGGTAGTCTGTCCTACTTCCTGATTGCCGGCCGTTCCTACGCCGAAATTCTGGACCGCTACACCATGCTTACCGGCAAGCAGCCGCTACCGCCGCGCTGGGGCCTGGGCCTGATTCAAAGCCGCTTCGGCTACAAAACCGAGCAGGAAATGCTCCAGACGGCCCGCCGCATGCGCCAGGCCGGTTTCCCGCTCGATGCCCTGGTGCTAGACCTGTACTGGTTTGGGGGCACCACCCGGCAAGGCGACTTCCGCTGGCAGCCCCAGCAGTTTCCCGACCCTAAGCGCCTGATGAGCCGCCTCGACTCCAGCGGCGTCAAAACCATCCTGATTTCGGAGCCCTACGTGATGCGCACCTCCCTCAACGACTCCCTGGTGCGCAGCCAGGACTTGGTGGGGCGGGACCAGAGCGGTAAGCCTTATACCGTTAGTTCGTTCTGGGCAGGGCCAGCTACCCTACTGGATATGTTTCGGCCCGCGGCGCGCCAGTGGCTCTGGCAGCAGTACGATAGGCTGAAGCAAGACGGCGTGGGCGGCTGGTGGAGCGACCTGGGCGAACCCGAAAACCAGCCTACTGACATGGTCTATGACCTGGGCCCGACGCGCCGCATTCACAACGCCTACGGGCAGGCCTGGGCCAGTATTCTGCACGAAGGCTACATCCGGAATTACCCCCAGGAGCGCCTCTTCAATTTGGCCCGCTCGGGCTGGGCGGGCATGCAGCGCCACTCCGTTTTTCCGTGGTCGGGCGACGTGAGCCGGTCGTGGTCGGGTTTGCAGGCCCAGGTGCCCATTATGCTCAGCATGGGGTTGGGCGGCGTGGGCTACATGCACTCCGATGCGGGCGGGTTTGCCGGGTCCAACACCGACCCGGAACTGTATACACGCTGGCTACAGATGGCCAGTTTCGGCCCCGTTATGCGGCCCCACGGCGTAGTAGCGCCCGAACCCTACTGGTACCCGGAGCCTTACCAGAGCATCGTGCGCCGCTATGCCCACTTGCGCTACGAGCTGCTGCCCTACCTCTATACCCTGGCCTGGGAAAACTCGGAAACCGGCTCGCCCCTGGCCCGGCCCATGAACTACGGCCCCACAGCCCTCGACCCGCAATCCTTGTTCGACCTGGTTTCGGAAAACGAAAAGGAAAACTTACCGGAAGAAATTGACCTGGCCATACCAACCTGGACGTGGAACACCCGGGCCTCCACCGGCTGGGGAGCTGACCGCCTGGCCAAAAAGCAAACGAAGGAATTTGCCGCCAATAACACCGCGGCCCTGACCAACGTCAACGACCAGTTTCTGCTGGGCTCCAACTTGCTGGTGGCGCCGGTGCTGCAGCCCGGGCAGCGCCGGCGCAACGTGGTACTACCCCCGGGCCGTTGGATTGACTTTTACTCCCACCAAGTCTTCAATGGCAACCAAACTGTGGGCGTGGCGGCTCCGCTGGCCCAAGTGCCGCTGCTGGTGCGGGCCGGGGCCTTTGTGCCCCGGGCACCCTACGTGCCCACCACCGCCCACTACCGCACCGACACGCTAAACGTGCGCTACTACGCCGACCTGTCTGTACCCGAATCGAGCTTCACACTCTACGATGACGACGGCAAAACCACGCAGTCGGCCGTGCACGACACCTACGACCTGCTTACGTTTTGGGGCACCCTGCGTGGCCGGCAGGCCGGCATTCGGGTAGCCCTTAGCGGCAAAGGCTACGCCGGCAGTCCGGTGTGGCGTACCATCAACCTAGAAATACCGCGGGTAATGGCCGCGCCCACGGCAGTGCTCATCGACAACCAAACCGTGCCCGCTACCGACTGGCAGTACAACACCGCTACGCAGATGCTGCTAGTGCACTTCCTACTGGACGAAAAGCCTGTGCGCGTCACCATTCAGGGCTTGGCGCTCAATCAGCAGCTAGCGAGCCCCGCCCCCGAGCTGCTAACATTGGAAGCACCCAGCAACAGAACCTTTGGCGACCGTACGGAATTGCGCTATACCCTGCACGCTCCCGGGAGTTATCCGCTGCAAATCCGCGACGCCGCGGGCCGGATTGTACGCACGTTCGTGCCTGGGGAGCAAGCCTCGGGACCTCATACCGTCATGTGGAATGGAAATGACGACCAGGGCCAGCCGCTACCCGGCGGCATCTACACAGCCCAATTATTAGACCAGCACCAACGTCTGGTGCTACTGCGGGAATAA
- a CDS encoding penicillin-binding transpeptidase domain-containing protein translates to MRFLALFLVLLSGFGARGQALTERDFKKYFDSYGLRGSFLLYDQKANRYTAFDVARCNQGYLPGATFNIPNVLIGLETGALPDTSHVFAWDQVKRDNPAWNQDLRLRAALRRDCQPCMQQIAQEVGVPRYQQSLLRLKFGQMVVTPEVLQTFWMGGISRISQFQMVTFLRHLYAEKLPPAPRNQALTKQLFLLKSTPQYKLYGASGWTQRAKLTNGWFVGWLEQAGNVYMFALNAEPKDGKPADEKFITGRQAIAEQILQELAILPN, encoded by the coding sequence ATGCGTTTTCTGGCCCTGTTTCTTGTGTTGCTCAGCGGCTTCGGTGCCCGCGGGCAGGCGCTTACCGAGCGTGATTTCAAAAAGTACTTCGACAGCTACGGCCTGCGAGGCTCCTTTTTGCTCTACGACCAGAAAGCCAACCGCTACACCGCCTTCGACGTGGCCCGCTGCAACCAGGGCTATTTGCCGGGTGCCACGTTCAACATTCCCAACGTCCTGATTGGCCTCGAAACCGGTGCCCTGCCCGATACCAGCCACGTTTTTGCCTGGGACCAGGTAAAGCGCGACAACCCGGCCTGGAACCAGGACCTGCGCCTGCGCGCCGCCCTGCGCCGCGACTGCCAGCCTTGCATGCAGCAGATTGCCCAGGAAGTAGGCGTACCCCGCTACCAGCAGAGCTTGCTGCGGCTGAAGTTTGGGCAGATGGTGGTGACGCCCGAGGTGCTCCAAACCTTCTGGATGGGTGGTATTTCGCGCATTTCCCAGTTTCAGATGGTGACTTTTCTGCGCCACCTCTACGCCGAGAAACTCCCGCCCGCCCCCCGCAACCAGGCCCTGACCAAGCAGCTATTCTTGCTGAAATCAACGCCCCAGTACAAGCTCTACGGGGCCAGCGGCTGGACCCAGCGCGCCAAGCTCACCAACGGCTGGTTTGTGGGCTGGCTGGAGCAGGCCGGCAACGTGTATATGTTTGCCCTGAACGCCGAGCCCAAGGATGGCAAGCCCGCCGACGAGAAATTCATAACCGGCCGCCAGGCCATTGCCGAGCAGATTTTACAGGAACTGGCCATTTTGCCCAATTAA
- a CDS encoding YciI family protein, whose translation MSKSGFLLLALLLGLGAAPTVAQSRKSVSGRPAPAKTYYLVLLKNVAQRQADVEKLSVIRAGHAAHLQQLTKEGRLTLAGRCPGPDSALGGMYILSAASLEEAQRLTQADPAVQAGSLTMEIYPWEKQELSRRP comes from the coding sequence ATGAGCAAATCTGGTTTTCTACTCCTGGCACTGTTGCTGGGTTTGGGAGCTGCCCCCACGGTAGCCCAATCGAGAAAGTCGGTATCCGGCCGCCCGGCCCCGGCCAAAACCTATTACCTGGTGCTGCTCAAAAACGTAGCCCAGCGGCAGGCCGACGTTGAGAAGCTATCCGTTATCAGGGCCGGGCACGCGGCGCACTTGCAGCAGCTTACCAAGGAAGGTCGGCTCACGCTGGCCGGGCGTTGTCCGGGCCCCGACAGCGCCTTGGGCGGTATGTACATCCTGAGTGCCGCCAGCCTGGAAGAAGCCCAGCGCCTAACTCAGGCCGATCCCGCCGTGCAGGCCGGCAGCCTGACAATGGAAATTTACCCCTGGGAAAAACAGGAACTGAGCCGGCGGCCGTAG
- a CDS encoding aldo/keto reductase, whose protein sequence is MASTRTLGRSDLHITPLVLGGNVFGWTADQAASFRILDAFVAGGGNAVDTADGYSVWVPGHVGGESETIIGQWLRQRGRRNDVIIATKVGWEVNAQNKGLAKDYILRAVEGSLKRLQTDYIDLYQSHKDDPTVPVDETLEAYAQLVQQGKVRVIGASNFSAERLRESLEASTNHGFPRYETLQPLYNLYDREDFEKNLLPLVKEQNIGVIPYYGLAAGFLTGKYRSEADLQKSARGGGVGQKYLNDKGLRILSALDAVAARQQATPAQVALAWILAQPGLTAPIASATSADQVTELLKATELQLSPEDLTQLGEASA, encoded by the coding sequence ATGGCTTCTACACGCACTTTGGGTCGGTCCGACCTGCATATTACCCCGCTCGTTCTGGGCGGCAACGTTTTCGGTTGGACGGCCGACCAAGCCGCTTCTTTTCGCATTCTGGACGCTTTCGTAGCGGGCGGCGGCAACGCCGTTGACACGGCCGACGGCTACTCGGTGTGGGTGCCCGGCCACGTGGGTGGCGAGTCAGAAACCATTATCGGCCAGTGGCTTAGACAGCGCGGCCGCCGCAACGACGTAATCATTGCCACCAAGGTAGGCTGGGAAGTAAACGCCCAGAACAAGGGCCTGGCCAAAGACTACATCCTACGGGCCGTGGAAGGCTCCCTCAAGCGCCTGCAAACCGACTACATCGATTTGTATCAGTCACATAAGGACGACCCGACGGTGCCCGTGGACGAAACCCTGGAGGCTTACGCCCAACTGGTGCAGCAGGGCAAGGTGCGCGTTATTGGCGCGTCCAACTTCTCGGCCGAGCGGCTGCGGGAGTCGCTGGAAGCCAGTACCAACCACGGCTTTCCGCGCTACGAAACCCTGCAGCCCCTCTACAATCTCTACGACCGGGAAGATTTCGAAAAGAACCTGCTGCCGCTGGTGAAGGAGCAGAACATTGGCGTAATTCCTTACTACGGCCTGGCGGCGGGCTTCCTGACCGGCAAGTACCGCTCGGAAGCCGACCTGCAGAAAAGCGCCCGAGGCGGCGGGGTGGGCCAGAAATACCTCAACGACAAAGGTCTGCGCATCCTCAGCGCCCTCGATGCAGTGGCGGCCCGCCAGCAGGCCACGCCCGCCCAGGTGGCCCTGGCCTGGATACTAGCCCAGCCCGGCCTGACGGCCCCCATTGCCTCGGCTACCAGCGCTGACCAGGTCACGGAGCTGCTCAAAGCCACCGAGTTGCAACTAAGCCCCGAAGACCTGACCCAGTTGGGCGAAGCCAGCGCGTAG